In the Flagellimonas sp. HMM57 genome, one interval contains:
- a CDS encoding Crp/Fnr family transcriptional regulator: MIQELKQNYGQHFEKALINEILQVGTFKEIPAGYKLIDIGDYITVIPLLVSGAIKILREDRDSDELLLYYLEKGDTCSMTMSCCMGNTKSEIRAIAEMDTKLIMVPIQKMEIWTAKYKSWRNFVFESYHSRLNELMHTLDSVAFDAMDARLVNYLKGKVRISEDNVIRNTHQEIAYDLHSSRVVISRLLKKLEQMGHIELHRNYLKVLDL, from the coding sequence ATGATACAAGAACTAAAGCAAAACTATGGTCAACATTTTGAAAAAGCTCTGATCAACGAGATTCTTCAGGTAGGTACTTTTAAAGAAATACCCGCGGGATATAAGTTAATAGACATAGGCGACTACATAACGGTGATACCATTATTGGTTTCCGGAGCTATCAAAATACTTCGGGAAGATAGGGACAGTGATGAACTGCTCTTATACTATTTGGAAAAAGGCGATACTTGCTCAATGACCATGTCATGCTGTATGGGAAATACAAAAAGTGAAATCAGGGCCATAGCGGAAATGGATACCAAGCTCATAATGGTTCCTATCCAAAAAATGGAAATCTGGACAGCAAAATATAAAAGCTGGAGAAATTTTGTGTTTGAAAGCTACCATAGCAGGCTTAATGAGCTAATGCACACCTTGGACAGCGTTGCATTTGATGCTATGGATGCACGATTGGTAAATTACCTTAAAGGTAAAGTAAGGATTTCCGAAGACAATGTAATTAGGAACACACACCAAGAAATAGCTTATGATTTGCATAGTTCTAGAGTGGTCATCTCAAGATTGTTGAAAAAACTTGAGCAAATGGGGCATATAGAATTGCATAGAAATTATCTGAAAGTATTAGATCTATAA
- a CDS encoding HAMP domain-containing sensor histidine kinase: MNLVRKTNRNYLIFLLFLFPIMVAVDYYVIEYFVNFEVNDVLLHESERIDYELKQNGSLPHSNYTYRTEEVSNDFNGQNKFGDTLVFEAYANKQIPYRTYQFTVDTGSQKMRVSLWHILLEMNELIIWLLGAATLVLLMLLSGLFFINRRIYKWAWKPFFHNLSALKNYDITSKEPVQLKPSKINEFKELDKVVTALMEQVKKDFQNLKEFNENISHEVQTPLAIIRNKMVLLLESNNLNKEEQQWAQAVYQEANKLSKISKSLTLISRIENQEFKRLDTVDIGAVIDNIVRNMEEIIKFKNINTNIDLDSVTVQCDQILANILFTNLIKNAVQHNREGGYINMTLTSEKFEITNTGSTSDMSTAQLFNRFQKGNKESDSLGLGLSINQKICDIYGFRLDYERDNDKHTFSLFF, translated from the coding sequence ATGAATCTAGTCAGAAAAACCAATAGGAACTATCTTATATTTCTGTTGTTCCTTTTTCCCATAATGGTCGCAGTTGACTATTATGTGATAGAGTATTTTGTCAATTTTGAGGTAAATGATGTTTTGCTACATGAAAGCGAGCGTATTGACTATGAATTAAAACAGAATGGTAGTTTGCCCCATTCAAATTATACGTATAGAACAGAAGAAGTGTCAAACGATTTTAATGGTCAAAATAAGTTTGGGGATACTTTGGTTTTTGAAGCGTATGCAAATAAACAAATTCCTTATCGGACCTATCAATTTACCGTTGATACGGGTTCCCAAAAAATGAGAGTTTCCTTATGGCATATTCTTTTGGAGATGAACGAATTGATTATCTGGTTGTTAGGGGCTGCTACTTTGGTTTTGTTAATGCTCTTAAGTGGTCTGTTCTTTATCAATCGAAGAATTTATAAATGGGCATGGAAACCTTTTTTTCACAACCTATCGGCTTTAAAAAATTATGATATAACCAGTAAAGAACCTGTGCAGCTCAAACCCTCAAAAATCAATGAATTCAAAGAGCTGGACAAGGTAGTGACCGCTTTGATGGAGCAAGTAAAAAAAGATTTTCAAAACCTTAAGGAGTTCAATGAAAATATAAGTCATGAGGTGCAGACTCCCTTGGCCATCATTCGGAATAAAATGGTACTGCTCTTAGAAAGCAATAATTTGAACAAAGAAGAACAGCAATGGGCACAGGCGGTGTATCAAGAGGCGAACAAACTTTCAAAAATCAGTAAATCATTGACGTTGATTTCCAGAATTGAAAATCAAGAATTCAAAAGATTGGATACCGTTGATATTGGTGCCGTTATTGATAATATCGTGCGAAACATGGAGGAAATCATCAAGTTCAAAAATATCAATACCAATATCGATTTAGATTCCGTTACCGTTCAATGTGATCAAATACTGGCCAATATTTTGTTTACAAACCTTATTAAAAATGCTGTACAACATAATAGAGAAGGTGGATATATCAATATGACATTAACTTCGGAAAAATTTGAGATCACCAATACGGGAAGTACTTCGGATATGTCTACGGCGCAATTGTTCAATCGTTTTCAAAAAGGAAACAAGGAGTCGGATTCTTTGGGGCTTGGTTTGTCCATCAACCAAAAAATATGTGATATCTACGGATTTCGGTTAGATTATGAGCGTGATAATGACAAGCATACATTTTCTTTATTTTTTTGA
- a CDS encoding response regulator transcription factor: protein MKILVIEDNAELLHDIKNFLEEEGNICEIAPNYNSASMKVGIFPYDILVVDITLPDGSGLDIIKVVKKENIDAGIIIISAKNAVGDRIHGLEIGADDYLTKPFYLTELNARIKALYRRKVYNGRREIVFNEINIKPERHEVFVNDYPLTLTKKEFDIIHFFVANKNRLLTKEAIAEHLWGDDIEMADSYKFIYTHLANLRKKIAELGGKDYIKSIYSVGYKFTDHE, encoded by the coding sequence ATGAAGATATTGGTCATTGAAGACAATGCGGAACTACTCCATGATATTAAAAACTTTCTGGAGGAGGAGGGGAACATTTGTGAAATAGCTCCAAATTACAATTCCGCTTCTATGAAGGTCGGTATTTTCCCTTATGATATTCTAGTTGTAGATATTACACTGCCAGATGGTAGTGGTCTAGATATCATCAAAGTGGTCAAAAAGGAAAACATTGATGCCGGCATCATTATTATTTCAGCAAAAAATGCAGTTGGGGATAGAATACATGGTCTTGAAATTGGGGCAGATGATTATCTGACAAAACCTTTTTACCTCACTGAATTGAATGCTCGCATCAAGGCACTCTACCGAAGAAAGGTGTATAACGGTAGGAGAGAGATTGTGTTCAATGAAATCAATATCAAACCTGAGCGACATGAGGTTTTTGTGAACGATTATCCCCTGACCTTAACAAAGAAGGAATTTGATATCATTCATTTTTTTGTGGCCAATAAAAATCGATTATTGACCAAAGAAGCAATTGCAGAGCACCTATGGGGCGATGATATTGAAATGGCGGATTCGTACAAATTCATTTACACGCATTTGGCCAACTTGCGAAAAAAAATTGCTGAACTGGGAGGGAAAGATTATATTAAATCCATCTACAGTGTAGGATACAAATTCACTGACCACGAATGA
- a CDS encoding V-type ATP synthase subunit I, protein MIVRMKEIVLFTTSRTVDETVQRLGELGVVDIKEIKQPEGRIMEKRAEAVVRTEKAIAILQNFKNKKNKSTAGTNLNLDDPKRLVERVLRTTEIRKSCQKKLDTLTEQLSFYQTWGENTNLEDFGFLRGKGIYLRLYLVDKSQVQPLSKKYTLISFPGHEGKVPITLISQSEAEKLKGKEEQLPELRFEEIQKQIKRKRRQLVEIEVFLKDKVAYLEALEDYWTILKDQLGIQHTLESMGDVEGKFKYLKGYIPKDTVNQFKKAAQQQNWGYAISEPEKPEDVPVYIKNPKWIEMINPVMKFIDIVPGYKEVDVSIYFLVAFALFFAMLVGDAGYGAIFLLIALLLRKKIPGQARLLIYVLSGATIIWGVLSGTYFGSEQIAAIPFLNNLIIPNIASFGVDNISFMMHLSFLIGAVHLTIAHLVRCAQFINSIKALSEVGWIALVWGLFLITEQLVLGKTMPDWGMWLFIAGALLVMLFSVESKSFLKSMLVSMANLPLSLISGFSDIVSYVRLFAVGMATAAVAASFNGMILPEGISSLGIVELIVAAIALALGHGLNIALALMAVMVHGIRLNMLEFAGHLGVQFSGEAYKPFKLLSSEVGGGTNIQKQLQQDKI, encoded by the coding sequence ATGATCGTTAGGATGAAGGAAATAGTACTCTTTACCACTTCTCGTACTGTAGACGAAACAGTACAACGGTTGGGGGAGCTCGGAGTTGTCGATATTAAGGAAATCAAACAACCTGAGGGGAGAATCATGGAAAAGCGTGCTGAAGCTGTGGTTCGTACCGAAAAAGCTATAGCTATCCTTCAAAATTTCAAAAACAAGAAAAATAAATCTACAGCTGGGACAAACCTTAACCTAGATGACCCAAAACGCTTGGTGGAACGCGTGTTACGAACTACTGAAATCAGGAAAAGCTGCCAAAAGAAACTGGACACACTTACTGAACAATTATCTTTTTATCAAACTTGGGGAGAAAACACCAACCTAGAAGATTTTGGTTTTTTGAGAGGCAAAGGAATCTACCTTCGTTTGTATTTGGTCGATAAATCCCAAGTACAGCCACTTTCTAAAAAATACACCTTGATTTCTTTTCCTGGACATGAGGGAAAAGTGCCTATTACCCTGATTTCGCAATCCGAAGCTGAAAAACTGAAAGGCAAGGAAGAACAGTTACCAGAACTACGGTTTGAAGAAATTCAAAAACAGATTAAGAGAAAACGGCGACAACTTGTTGAAATCGAGGTCTTCTTAAAAGATAAGGTAGCGTATTTGGAAGCATTGGAAGACTATTGGACGATTTTAAAAGACCAACTTGGCATACAACATACTTTGGAAAGTATGGGTGATGTTGAAGGGAAATTTAAATATCTCAAAGGTTATATCCCAAAAGATACTGTCAATCAATTCAAGAAAGCTGCGCAACAACAAAATTGGGGCTATGCCATTTCAGAACCGGAAAAACCCGAAGATGTACCTGTTTACATCAAAAATCCCAAATGGATAGAAATGATCAACCCGGTAATGAAATTCATTGATATCGTACCTGGATACAAAGAGGTTGACGTATCTATTTATTTTTTGGTGGCCTTTGCCCTGTTTTTTGCAATGTTGGTAGGTGATGCGGGTTACGGGGCCATTTTTTTATTGATAGCGCTTTTGCTACGAAAAAAAATCCCGGGACAGGCGCGTTTATTAATTTATGTACTGAGTGGGGCAACCATTATTTGGGGAGTGTTGAGCGGTACGTATTTTGGGTCGGAACAAATAGCTGCCATTCCTTTTCTCAATAATCTTATCATTCCCAATATTGCCAGTTTTGGCGTGGACAATATATCGTTTATGATGCACTTGTCCTTTCTTATAGGAGCTGTACACCTTACTATTGCCCACCTTGTTCGGTGTGCTCAGTTTATCAATTCGATTAAGGCTTTGAGCGAAGTGGGTTGGATAGCCCTGGTTTGGGGATTGTTCTTGATTACCGAGCAATTAGTGCTGGGCAAAACTATGCCAGATTGGGGCATGTGGCTCTTTATCGCAGGTGCTTTATTGGTAATGCTGTTTTCGGTAGAAAGCAAAAGCTTTTTGAAAAGTATGCTGGTATCCATGGCAAATCTGCCCTTAAGTCTTATAAGCGGTTTCTCCGATATAGTTTCCTATGTTCGACTTTTTGCAGTAGGTATGGCCACTGCAGCAGTGGCGGCAAGCTTTAACGGTATGATACTTCCTGAAGGAATCTCAAGTTTAGGTATTGTTGAACTAATTGTAGCAGCAATAGCGCTAGCCCTTGGACATGGCTTGAACATTGCTTTGGCTCTAATGGCGGTGATGGTGCATGGTATACGATTGAATATGCTTGAATTTGCTGGGCACTTGGGCGTTCAATTTTCAGGTGAAGCTTATAAACCTTTTAAACTGCTTTCTAGTGAAGTTGGAGGGGGAACGAACATTCAAAAACAATTACAACAGGATAAAATATAA
- a CDS encoding V-type ATP synthase subunit D — protein sequence MADKILMNKNTLAALKVELREYITALPVFEMKEQQLKEVVQGIENNIARLKVAVAETNSETKKWIAVMAEETIDLSTIVKVKHLNTTKREIAGVPIESFDSIVFEEMEVDLMNTPLWVDSAIAAVKTQKTNRSMMEMEQKNLELLQEELAEARRMKNALKEVFIPETKNNIRKIEIYLGDVERLAIGCAKLVKKKKQDKSKVA from the coding sequence ATGGCAGATAAGATCTTAATGAACAAGAACACCTTGGCTGCCTTAAAAGTGGAGTTGAGAGAATATATAACCGCACTGCCCGTCTTTGAAATGAAAGAGCAGCAATTAAAGGAAGTGGTACAGGGTATTGAAAATAACATTGCACGACTGAAAGTTGCCGTCGCCGAAACCAATAGCGAAACCAAAAAATGGATTGCCGTAATGGCAGAGGAGACTATAGACCTATCCACTATTGTTAAGGTGAAACACTTGAACACTACAAAACGGGAAATTGCCGGTGTGCCTATTGAATCTTTCGATAGTATTGTTTTTGAGGAAATGGAAGTCGATTTAATGAACACACCACTTTGGGTAGATTCGGCAATAGCTGCAGTGAAGACCCAAAAAACCAATCGTAGTATGATGGAAATGGAGCAAAAAAATCTTGAGCTTTTACAAGAGGAACTTGCAGAGGCCCGTCGTATGAAAAATGCTTTGAAAGAAGTGTTTATTCCAGAGACCAAGAACAATATACGAAAAATCGAGATTTACTTGGGAGATGTAGAACGATTGGCCATTGGATGTGCAAAATTGGTAAAAAAGAAGAAGCAAGATAAATCGAAGGTGGCATGA
- a CDS encoding DUF2764 family protein, translating to MISGDLEYVLVSLPHLSFEDSMETRSRVSFLLKKYAHSPTSEKSLITILEEEAGKFLNPEASRLFREIDLGTIHSNMFQESKNNVLAGFSTFMYELKKELEQLRISRQKEDSESFDKKQRLPFEPGNPLEEELQLLQLQWNKLESLSQGHYSDFTALITYKLKLMLLLRWWSFDTEKGFDLFETTTKKD from the coding sequence ATGATTAGCGGAGACCTGGAATATGTATTGGTAAGTCTGCCCCATCTGTCTTTTGAAGATAGTATGGAAACACGTTCTAGGGTTTCTTTCCTTCTAAAAAAATATGCCCATTCCCCAACATCAGAAAAAAGTCTGATTACTATTTTGGAAGAAGAGGCTGGTAAATTTCTGAATCCAGAAGCATCGCGATTGTTTCGTGAAATTGATTTGGGCACTATTCACTCCAACATGTTCCAAGAGAGTAAGAATAACGTCTTAGCTGGTTTTTCTACATTCATGTACGAACTCAAAAAAGAACTTGAACAACTTCGGATATCGCGCCAAAAAGAAGACAGTGAATCTTTTGATAAAAAACAACGGTTACCCTTCGAACCAGGTAACCCCTTGGAAGAAGAACTACAGCTTTTACAGCTACAATGGAACAAGTTGGAATCATTGTCCCAAGGTCATTATTCCGATTTTACGGCACTGATCACCTATAAACTAAAGTTGATGCTATTGCTCCGATGGTGGAGTTTTGATACGGAAAAAGGCTTTGACCTATTCGAAACAACGACAAAAAAAGACTGA
- a CDS encoding V-type ATP synthase subunit B, whose amino-acid sequence MLRKTYENIDSIGRAILSIKASGVHNKELAEVIYPTGEKAFAQVIALDGEQVTLQLFGGGFGVSTDCKIRFLGKPVQVGFSDDMLGRVYSGNGQPIDGGPELMADQIRIAGPSINPVKRLIPKNMIRTGVPMIDVFNTLVRSQKIPIFAKAGEPYNQLLANIATQTDADVIIIGGVGLKYDEYHYFRQRIEDAGSKNKTVMFVHTHRDSIVEGLMVPDLALAVGERFALQGKNVFVLLSDMTQWSDYLRQVANAQDQIPANQGYPGDLYSQLASRYEKAADIDGAGSLTILGVTTMDDVTHPVPDNTGYITEGQFYMKDGYLELFGSLSRLKQQVNDKTRSDHRNIMNAMARLLSESEERVKAQKFGSVKDDYSLRLLDYRKTFQQELMDPFRFLELEDALDLCWDILSNHFKREEVGLSSELIDAYWPEKGKYKILKNSTHE is encoded by the coding sequence ATGCTGAGGAAAACGTATGAGAATATAGATAGTATAGGAAGGGCTATTCTTAGCATAAAGGCAAGTGGGGTGCACAATAAAGAATTGGCCGAGGTCATTTATCCCACTGGAGAAAAAGCCTTTGCCCAAGTGATTGCTCTGGATGGAGAACAAGTTACCCTACAATTGTTTGGAGGTGGTTTTGGGGTCTCCACGGATTGTAAAATCCGTTTTTTGGGAAAACCTGTGCAAGTTGGTTTTTCAGATGATATGTTGGGCAGGGTTTATTCGGGTAATGGCCAGCCCATCGATGGAGGTCCAGAGCTTATGGCAGACCAGATTCGGATAGCAGGGCCCTCGATCAATCCTGTAAAACGATTGATACCTAAAAATATGATACGTACCGGTGTACCTATGATCGATGTGTTCAATACCTTGGTACGCTCCCAGAAGATACCCATTTTTGCCAAGGCAGGTGAGCCGTATAACCAACTGCTTGCCAATATAGCCACGCAGACCGATGCCGATGTCATTATCATTGGTGGTGTAGGCCTTAAGTATGATGAGTACCACTATTTTAGACAGCGTATTGAAGATGCGGGCAGTAAAAACAAAACTGTCATGTTCGTACATACCCATAGGGATTCTATTGTGGAGGGGCTTATGGTTCCCGATTTGGCCCTTGCTGTAGGAGAACGTTTTGCATTACAGGGCAAAAATGTATTTGTCCTGTTATCGGATATGACACAATGGTCCGATTATCTACGTCAGGTAGCAAATGCCCAAGATCAAATTCCTGCTAATCAGGGTTATCCTGGCGATTTATACTCGCAGTTAGCAAGTCGATATGAAAAAGCGGCCGATATTGATGGTGCCGGAAGTTTAACAATTCTAGGAGTGACCACCATGGATGACGTTACGCATCCTGTTCCAGATAATACAGGATATATTACCGAAGGTCAGTTCTATATGAAAGATGGCTATCTGGAATTGTTCGGTTCGCTGAGCCGTCTAAAACAGCAAGTAAACGACAAGACCCGGTCCGATCATAGAAATATTATGAATGCTATGGCTCGATTACTTTCAGAATCTGAGGAACGGGTGAAGGCACAGAAATTTGGATCGGTCAAGGACGATTATTCCCTTAGGCTCTTGGATTATCGAAAGACTTTTCAGCAGGAACTGATGGACCCCTTCCGCTTTCTTGAACTGGAAGACGCCCTTGATTTGTGTTGGGATATTTTATCGAACCATTTCAAAAGAGAAGAAGTGGGCCTTTCTTCAGAATTAATCGATGCGTATTGGCCTGAAAAAGGGAAGTACAAAATTTTAAAAAACAGTACCCATGAGTGA